In one Streptomyces sp. T12 genomic region, the following are encoded:
- a CDS encoding nucleoside hydrolase: protein MTNAEGPPIPVIIDCDTGVDDALALLFAVRHPGLDLRAVTCVAGNTDVDGVVRNTLTVLEQAGAPDIPVARGAGRPLIEPARSARHVHGEDGMGDIGLPAPTRAPADVDAVTLLRREILASPRPVTLIPTAPLTNIALLLRAHPEVTGNIERIVFMGGAVATGNATPVAEFNVWHDPEAAAIALTAGVPITMYGLDVFQRVVVPGADVRRLRASAEPGARLAGDLLAHRPATPDVAADSEAGGIGDAGAVCTVVDPAGITTSLLPVEVSLAPGPTRGQTIVDRRARPGESEIHTGMREQALVDVALDVDVARFVKLYLTTVER, encoded by the coding sequence GTGACGAACGCCGAAGGGCCGCCCATCCCGGTGATCATCGACTGTGACACCGGAGTCGACGACGCTCTGGCGCTGCTGTTCGCGGTACGCCACCCGGGGCTCGACCTGCGCGCGGTCACCTGTGTGGCGGGCAACACGGACGTGGACGGCGTCGTACGCAACACCCTCACCGTCCTGGAGCAGGCCGGCGCCCCGGACATCCCCGTCGCCCGGGGCGCCGGACGCCCGCTGATCGAGCCCGCGCGCTCGGCGCGGCACGTGCACGGCGAGGACGGCATGGGCGACATCGGCCTGCCCGCCCCGACCCGCGCCCCGGCCGACGTGGACGCGGTGACGCTGCTGCGCCGCGAGATCCTGGCGTCCCCGCGCCCGGTCACCCTGATCCCCACCGCGCCCCTGACCAACATCGCCCTGCTGCTGCGCGCCCACCCGGAGGTGACCGGCAACATCGAGCGGATCGTCTTCATGGGCGGCGCGGTGGCCACCGGGAACGCCACACCGGTCGCGGAGTTCAACGTGTGGCACGACCCGGAGGCGGCCGCGATCGCGCTCACGGCCGGGGTGCCGATCACCATGTACGGCCTGGACGTCTTCCAGCGGGTCGTGGTCCCCGGGGCGGACGTACGGCGCCTGCGGGCGAGCGCGGAGCCCGGCGCCCGTCTCGCCGGCGACCTGCTGGCTCACCGCCCGGCCACCCCGGACGTCGCCGCCGACTCCGAGGCCGGGGGTATCGGCGACGCGGGCGCGGTCTGCACGGTCGTGGACCCGGCGGGCATCACGACCAGCCTCCTCCCCGTCGAGGTCTCCCTCGCCCCCGGCCCGACCCGGGGCCAGACGATCGTCGACCGCCGCGCCCGCCCCGGCGAGTCCGAGATCCACACCGGCATGCGCGAACAGGCGCTGGTGGACGTGGCATTGGACGTGGACGTGGCCCGCTTCGTGAAGCTGTATCTGACGACGGTGGAGCGATAG
- the thrS gene encoding threonine--tRNA ligase: MHDHRRLGRELDLFDTDPLMGTGLPYWLPDGAVVRHTLEEYVREAERVAGYRHVYSPVLGKRELYEISGHWSHYSDDMFPPMRLGAEEMVLRPSLCPHHALMYRSRSHSYRELPLRMAELGGMYRSELSGVLGGLTRVRSIQLNDAHIFCTLDQAVEEAGAALRLIARAYADLGIRAARHRLSLPDEGQGEGEGGGKYVADPELWRRATALLREVLDGSGIPYEAVKGEAAFYGPKIDVQITDPAGREATLSTVQIDFHQPERFDLHYIGPDGAKHRPVMVHRSIIGSVERAVAHLIEQHGGAFPAWLAPVQLLILPVSQAQSQKGEKLLRQALREGLRAEIAGPEHGTLGARIRAARLVPYQAVIGEREAEADGDLAAVRLRDGRRPGAVPAAELLARIAARVAARGPELWDARGDAA; the protein is encoded by the coding sequence ATGCACGACCACCGCCGGCTCGGCCGTGAACTCGACCTGTTCGACACCGACCCCCTGATGGGCACGGGACTTCCGTACTGGCTGCCCGACGGGGCCGTCGTACGGCACACCCTGGAGGAGTACGTCCGGGAGGCCGAGCGGGTGGCCGGGTACCGGCACGTGTACTCACCGGTCCTCGGCAAGCGGGAGCTGTACGAGATCTCCGGGCACTGGTCGCACTACAGCGACGACATGTTCCCGCCGATGAGGCTCGGCGCGGAGGAGATGGTGCTGCGGCCCAGCCTCTGCCCCCATCACGCGCTGATGTACCGCTCCCGCTCCCACAGCTACCGCGAACTCCCCCTCCGCATGGCGGAGTTGGGCGGCATGTACCGTTCGGAGCTGTCGGGGGTCCTGGGCGGTCTGACCCGCGTCCGGTCGATCCAGCTCAACGACGCGCACATCTTCTGCACCCTGGACCAGGCGGTGGAGGAGGCCGGCGCCGCCCTGCGACTCATCGCCCGCGCTTACGCCGATCTGGGGATCCGGGCCGCCCGCCACCGCCTCTCCCTCCCGGACGAGGGCCAGGGCGAGGGCGAGGGCGGCGGCAAGTACGTCGCCGACCCCGAGCTGTGGCGGCGGGCCACCGCGCTGCTCCGCGAGGTCCTCGACGGCTCGGGCATCCCGTACGAGGCGGTCAAGGGCGAGGCGGCCTTCTACGGCCCCAAGATCGACGTCCAGATCACCGACCCGGCCGGCCGCGAGGCGACCCTGTCCACCGTCCAGATCGACTTCCACCAGCCCGAACGCTTCGACCTGCACTACATCGGCCCCGACGGCGCCAAACACCGCCCGGTCATGGTCCACCGCAGCATCATCGGCAGCGTCGAACGAGCCGTCGCCCACCTCATCGAACAGCATGGCGGCGCCTTCCCGGCCTGGCTCGCCCCCGTGCAGCTGCTGATCCTGCCCGTGTCGCAGGCACAGAGCCAGAAGGGGGAAAAGCTGCTGCGCCAGGCCCTCCGGGAGGGGCTGCGCGCGGAGATCGCCGGTCCTGAACACGGCACCCTGGGCGCCCGCATCCGCGCGGCACGCCTCGTGCCGTACCAGGCGGTCATCGGTGAGCGGGAGGCCGAGGCGGACGGTGACCTCGCGGCCGTACGGCTGCGGGACGGGCGCAGGCCGGGCGCCGTACCCGCCGCGGAGCTGCTCGCCCGGATCGCCGCCCGCGTCGCGGCGCGCGGCCCCGAGCTGTGGGATGCCCGGGGAGACGCCGCATGA
- a CDS encoding LAETG motif-containing sortase-dependent surface protein encodes MSIARRVMARRLLGTGAASLVLCAAGVASASGAWATGSHGGGDGWKSGGTYHPGTGAGTETATDRCQFSLDGTNFYDSVKVDDQNLKVTDDGKVHITVRAAADATTCTASLASYLAHGPTFATSGEQVFVDFDTVTVKPGQTDTLDIAVPDAGCFAQIDLYRGAVKFDGKLDANDGFVHGDLPKGPDRPVIKDKLIAAWNGGTKDCTTEPPATEEPPTTPPAEPSEPPTEEPSTPAEETTPPASETPSTETPTPEPSESTSAPAPSPNGGDGDLAETGGSSATGPIAIGAVVLVAGGAAFVVASKRRRAARS; translated from the coding sequence ATGTCCATAGCGAGACGTGTCATGGCGCGACGCCTGCTGGGGACGGGCGCCGCGTCGCTCGTTCTCTGCGCTGCCGGCGTCGCCTCCGCCTCCGGCGCCTGGGCCACCGGTTCGCACGGCGGCGGCGACGGCTGGAAGTCCGGCGGCACCTACCACCCCGGCACCGGCGCCGGCACGGAGACGGCCACCGACCGCTGCCAGTTCTCGCTCGACGGCACGAACTTCTACGACTCGGTCAAGGTCGACGACCAGAACCTCAAGGTCACCGACGACGGCAAGGTCCACATCACGGTCCGCGCCGCCGCCGACGCCACGACCTGCACCGCCTCGCTCGCCTCCTACCTCGCCCACGGGCCGACCTTCGCCACCTCCGGCGAGCAGGTCTTCGTCGACTTCGACACGGTCACGGTGAAGCCGGGCCAGACCGACACCCTCGACATCGCCGTCCCGGACGCGGGCTGCTTCGCGCAGATCGACCTGTACCGGGGCGCGGTGAAGTTCGACGGCAAGCTCGACGCGAACGACGGCTTCGTCCACGGCGACCTGCCCAAGGGCCCGGACCGCCCGGTCATCAAGGACAAGCTGATCGCGGCCTGGAACGGCGGCACGAAGGACTGCACGACCGAGCCGCCGGCCACCGAGGAGCCGCCGACCACGCCGCCGGCCGAGCCGTCGGAGCCGCCGACCGAGGAGCCGTCGACCCCGGCGGAGGAGACGACGCCGCCTGCCTCGGAGACCCCGTCGACCGAGACCCCGACCCCGGAGCCCTCCGAGTCGACGTCCGCCCCGGCGCCCTCGCCCAACGGCGGTGACGGCGACCTCGCCGAAACGGGCGGCAGCAGCGCGACCGGCCCGATCGCCATCGGCGCGGTGGTGCTGGTGGCGGGCGGCGCGGCGTTCGTCGTGGCGTCGAAGCGGCGTCGCGCGGCTCGCTCCTGA
- a CDS encoding DUF4142 domain-containing protein: MGGALSLTLVALAYPPMLGVSTVAGSQTRVIAQTSTGPLTEADRDFVVKVRAAGLWEYPVGKMALRKGTTKAVLTAGQHLVAGHTALDAGCRRVAARLNITLPNRPSPQQQGFVATLSADTGRQFDSDMANILRVTHGQIFTTIAKIRATTENTLVRQLAEQANNTVLDHITVMEKTGLVDFDQVLFQETTPPKLPAQDLTPPPPAAGEPQTVLK, encoded by the coding sequence GTGGGCGGCGCTCTGAGTCTCACCCTCGTCGCCCTCGCCTATCCCCCGATGCTCGGCGTCAGTACCGTCGCCGGCTCCCAGACCCGTGTCATCGCCCAGACCTCGACGGGCCCGCTGACGGAGGCCGACCGGGACTTCGTCGTCAAGGTCCGGGCGGCCGGTCTGTGGGAGTACCCGGTCGGGAAGATGGCCCTGCGGAAGGGCACCACCAAGGCGGTGCTGACGGCCGGTCAGCACCTGGTCGCCGGGCACACCGCGCTGGACGCCGGCTGCCGCAGGGTCGCGGCGCGGCTGAACATCACCCTGCCCAACCGGCCCAGCCCGCAGCAGCAGGGCTTCGTCGCGACGCTCAGCGCGGACACGGGCAGGCAGTTCGACAGCGACATGGCGAACATCCTGCGCGTCACGCACGGCCAGATCTTCACCACGATCGCCAAGATCCGGGCCACGACCGAGAACACCCTGGTCCGGCAGCTGGCCGAGCAGGCCAACAACACCGTCCTCGACCACATCACGGTCATGGAGAAGACGGGGTTGGTCGACTTCGACCAGGTCCTGTTCCAGGAGACGACCCCGCCCAAGCTCCCGGCCCAGGACCTGACCCCGCCACCGCCGGCGGCGGGCGAACCGCAGACGGTGCTCAAATGA
- a CDS encoding glycoside hydrolase family 13 protein: MTVRTTPDTPDLSSRNPDWWRQAVIYQVYPRSFADGDGDGLGDLKGVTQRLNHLAALGVDALWLSPFYPSELADGGYDVADYRDVDPRLGTLDDFDAMAAEAHRLGLKVIVDLVPNHTSHQHVWFQEALRAGPGSPARDRYVFRDGRGPHGELPPTDWQSVFGGSAWRRVPDGQWYLHLFTPQQPDLNWENEEVRADFRTTLRFWSDRGVDGFRVDVAHALAKDLSEPLRDLGTPELSHEDALPRFEPGTHPFYDRDEVHEIYRDWRKILDAYRPPRMAVAEAWVNPAARRALYARPDELGQAFNFEYLQAGWDAEELKRVITDSLATARAAGASATWVLSNHDVVRHTSRLMLPPGTDDNAWLLSGGHAPAVDESAGLRRARAATLLMLALPGSSYVYQGEELGLPEVADLPSEVLQDPIWEQTGRVRKGRDGCRVPLPWTTTGPSYGFGAGGSWLPQPSGFASYAVEAQDGVEGSTLELYRAALRLRRKLLAGEELEWAPDSPPGVLHFARSDGWRCVANLSGAAVELPPGEVLIGSGPLEGRVLGPDTTVWLA, translated from the coding sequence GTGACCGTCCGCACCACGCCCGACACCCCCGACCTCTCGTCCCGCAACCCCGACTGGTGGCGCCAGGCCGTCATCTACCAGGTCTACCCCCGCAGCTTCGCCGACGGCGACGGCGACGGGCTCGGTGACCTGAAAGGCGTCACCCAGCGCCTGAACCACCTCGCCGCCCTCGGCGTCGACGCCCTGTGGCTCAGCCCCTTCTACCCCTCCGAGCTGGCCGACGGCGGCTACGACGTCGCCGACTACCGCGACGTCGACCCGCGCCTGGGCACCCTCGACGACTTCGACGCCATGGCCGCCGAGGCCCACCGCCTCGGCCTGAAAGTCATCGTCGACCTGGTCCCCAACCACACCTCCCACCAGCACGTCTGGTTCCAGGAGGCGCTGCGGGCCGGCCCCGGCTCCCCCGCCCGCGACCGCTACGTCTTCCGCGACGGCCGCGGCCCGCACGGCGAACTCCCACCCACCGACTGGCAGTCCGTCTTCGGCGGCAGCGCCTGGCGCCGGGTCCCCGACGGCCAGTGGTACCTGCACCTGTTCACCCCGCAACAGCCCGACCTGAACTGGGAGAACGAGGAGGTCCGCGCCGACTTCCGCACCACCCTGCGCTTCTGGTCCGACCGCGGCGTCGACGGCTTCCGCGTCGACGTGGCCCACGCGCTCGCCAAGGACCTGAGCGAGCCGCTGCGCGACCTCGGCACCCCGGAGCTGAGCCACGAGGACGCGCTCCCGCGGTTCGAGCCCGGCACCCACCCCTTCTACGACCGCGACGAGGTCCACGAGATCTACCGCGACTGGCGCAAGATCCTCGACGCCTACCGCCCGCCCCGCATGGCGGTCGCCGAGGCCTGGGTGAACCCGGCCGCCCGCCGCGCCCTGTACGCCCGCCCGGACGAACTGGGCCAGGCCTTCAACTTCGAGTATCTGCAAGCCGGTTGGGATGCCGAGGAGCTGAAGCGGGTCATCACCGACTCGCTCGCCACGGCCCGCGCGGCCGGCGCCTCCGCCACCTGGGTCCTGTCCAACCACGACGTCGTACGCCACACCTCCCGCCTGATGCTCCCGCCCGGCACCGACGACAACGCCTGGCTCCTGTCCGGCGGCCACGCACCGGCCGTCGACGAGTCCGCCGGCCTGCGCCGCGCCCGCGCCGCGACCCTCCTCATGCTCGCGCTGCCCGGTTCGTCGTACGTCTACCAGGGCGAGGAACTCGGCCTGCCCGAGGTCGCCGACCTGCCCTCCGAGGTCCTCCAGGACCCGATCTGGGAACAGACGGGGCGCGTCCGCAAGGGCCGCGACGGCTGCCGGGTGCCGCTGCCGTGGACGACGACGGGACCGTCGTACGGCTTCGGCGCGGGCGGATCGTGGCTGCCCCAGCCGTCGGGCTTCGCGTCGTACGCCGTCGAGGCCCAGGACGGCGTCGAGGGCTCCACCCTGGAGCTCTACCGCGCGGCCCTGCGCCTGCGCCGCAAGCTGCTGGCGGGAGAGGAGCTGGAGTGGGCCCCGGACAGCCCGCCGGGGGTCCTGCACTTCGCCCGCTCGGACGGCTGGCGATGCGTGGCCAACCTCTCCGGTGCGGCGGTCGAGCTGCCGCCGGGGGAGGTGCTGATCGGCAGCGGGCCGCTGGAGGGGCGGGTGCTGGGGCCGGACACGACGGTCTGGCTGGCGTAG